TCCAGCTGTGTTGCAGTAGGATTTGTCATGCGTTATGAACCACTTAAAATTTTAACTAACCGGGTATAAGGAGGAAATAAAAATGAGTGTATTAACATTAGACCATTTAGGATATTCTTATGGGGAACGGTCTTCCTCAGTATTTCAAAATATTTGTTATCAATTTGAAAAAGGAAAGGTATATTCGATTGTTGGACGTTCTGGAGCAGGTAAAACAACATTACTTTCTTTATTGTCAGGATTGGCAAAGCCAACTTCAGGAAAAATCCTGTTTGAGGGAAATGATATAGCCGAAATGGATAAATACCGTTACCGTAGCCAGTATGTTGGGGTTGTGTTCCAAAGTTTTAACCTGCTTCCCCATTTGACAGCTTTGGAAAACGTTCGCCTATCCATGGATTTATCAGGGAAAAAATACGAAAACAAAAATGAGTATGCCCTTCGTATGCTGCAAAGTGTTGAATTAGATGAAGCCAAAGCGAAAAGGCGGATTTTAAAATTATCCGGTGGAGAACAGCAACGAGTTGCTATAGCTCGAGCACTTTCCTACCATCCAGAAATTATTTTGGCAGATGAACCCACTGGGAATCTGGATGGGGAAACCCAAGACCAGATTATGGATATTTTTCAGCGGCTGGCGCATCAAGATGGAAAATGTGTCATTTTAGTTACCCACTCTCCAGCGGTTGCGAAAGCTTCGGATGAAGTATATCAATTGTCCAGTAAATAGGAGTCATGATCGCCAGCTAAGCTGGTGGCTTGAGTAAGCCCTAGAAGGGCATAGTACCAGAAAGCATTAAAGATGTACTGAAATATCTGTCTTTTGCATCACTTGTACTGCTGCCCGTAAATGAGCAATTCTTTCCAACGATAGTTTTTTCGTTACGATAAGATTGCTGTTAGTAGCTCGCTTTGCTCGATGCTTAAAGTAAAGCTTTTGAGCGAGAGCCTCCACCGGCATATCCAGTGGATTCTATAACAATAAAAAAACACAAACGAATTCGTTTGTGTGCTGGATGTGATTTCATTTTTGTATACTACATTATTTTATCAGATTGGCATCAGTTTATTTTCATAGTCAAATCAAAATACAAATGATTCTATTTGTTTATTCATGCAAAAGACACAACGCAAAAATAAATTTTGAGCTGAAACCAAAAAATTTAATGAAATGGAGCTATTTCAGTACTACCATATAACCCCTTTCCGAACCCTATATCACATTGTATATTATTGAGTAGAAAGATTTATCTTAAATAAAAATATCCTTCTAAAACAGTAACTAAAATAATCAATCAGTCTTTATAAAATCCACTCCCATAAAAACTTGCGTAACAGCACAACAACTCCTCCAAATTCTGTCTGTTACAAAAACGATATGGAAGGTATAGCTGTTTTCTATAATAGAAAACAGCCTGCCCTTTCCAAGATAGAAAGAGTATGTGCTTATTATCATAAAGCCCCTCAACTACAGGTTTACTATAGTTGAGGGGTAATTGCTTCTATGGTTACTCTTTGTCTTTCTTTTCTTTACAAATCATTGCTACTACACCAAGGGATAATAAAGTACCTGCAAGAATAATGGTAATTGACATAGGCGGTAAATCTCCTGTAGCTGGGGGATTGATAATACCGCTATCTTCATTACTGGGAACATCCTCTTTTACATACCAGTTCGCTGCCAACCCAATCTCGGATGAATTCTCTATTGAATTGACGGAATCATCTACTACCAGTTCTATACGGAAATCCTGAATCGTTACGTTCTGTTCATTCTTATTCACAGATATAGCAAGCTCCTGCCCACAAAAGGCAGATAGTTTCCCTTCATATAAAACAGAATTGTCCTCCATAGAGACGACACGAATCGTCAGGTGATCCGCTATCGCGTCAGTTTGAGCTGTAATCTCTGTTTTGTAATACAAATTTATTTTTTGGTTATGGTAAATTTTAATATGGATATTTTTTGTAATAGTTTCTCCTGGACGGAGATCTGTGATTTGAAACTGCCTATTTTCATTAGGGTGGTCTTTATATAATTCGATATCTGTATCATTGTTACTTTCTGTAGTGGCTTTTACATCCAATACAGCTTCTGGTCCTATGATATGGTGAGAATGGGATGTAGCCATCATGGGAACTGTCTGTAGGTTAGAAGGGACAGCTTTATAGGACAAATGGGTAGAATGAATACACAATATACAATATAATACGAAAGTAAAAAAAGAGAACCCCAACAAAACAGCCAAAATAACGCTAATCCATTTGAACCAGCCGGCTTTATTTTGCTGTACCACTGTGGAAAACCTCCTTTGTATTTGATAAAATAATATCAGTTGTTCGCCCTATCTTTTCTAGTTCAACAATTCCCCATTTCATAATAACAAACAAATCAATTTCAGTCAACCTATTCGCTATAATTTTTATCAAAAACAATAATATTTTGTGCGTTTTTTTGTTTTGTCCTTCCATTTGAACTGGAAAAACTGTAATTTTAACGATAATATTCTATCCTATTCCCCATCCTTCTTTTCTATTTTACGAATCAAATATGACAATTGCTTTTTCTCCCATTTCGAATAGTAGATCATCTAGTTCAAATACCGAAAGTTTTTTCGTTAATCCAAAATAATGATACTATCCTGTCGATTCCTTTGATATAGTTTGCTTACCTTGGCAATCCACCACACACGCTTTAGAACCTTTATATCTTATTTTACAAGATGGACGGAATGAATACACTATGATTGAAGTTCTATACTATTTTTATAAAGAGCCGCAAGATGCGGTTGAAGCGTTACAAAAAAGGCAACAAATCACAATTACCGGAAAAGGTGATGGAAAGGTAGTACATATTTCTATAAAAAATGCCATTATTTAATCGGATTGTTTGGTAACGGTATTTTCTTATCAACCTAAGCAAAATAAACGCTCTGTTTTTACCATGGGAAAACGTTTGCAAACTATTGGTAGAAACAACAAGTGTTTTTTATGGTATTATATTGCGGATCTATGTGAAAAAGCAACATAATATACTCCTTATTTTTATAAAGTGTTCTGGTTTTCTTTTTCATTAAACCTGATTTTTATCGTCATTTTTCACATATTTTCGCATTAGCATTGAAATACATAAAATTTTGTCATACAATAGAAGTAATGAAAAGGAGGGTCTCGCATGAAAAAATTAGTAGCTGTATTAGGAAGTTCCAGAGCACAATCCGCTTCCAAAAAAGTGGCAATGGAAATTATCCGTGGAGCAAAAGAAAATGGATATGAAGTTGTAATTTACGAAACATTCCAGATGGAACTAAAAGGATGTATTGGCTGCGGAAGCTGCCGCCGAAACGGTACGGACTGTATCATCCATGATGGCATGCAGGATTATTATAGCGAATTACATCATTGTGACGCATTATTGATTACTTCCCCAAATTACTACTCTCAGATTTCTGGCCAGATGATTACGTTTATGAACCGACATTATTGTATGACAAATCAAGACCGTTCCTCAAGATTACAACCGGGTATCCAGTTAATTGGTGTATTTGCCCAAGGAGCTCCAGAAAATTATGAAAAATATCAAGCTAATTACGACTGGTACCTCAGTTTATTCACCGCTAAAGGGATGGAGCTGGCTGGAAAAATTGTGGTTGGTGGGGATTCGGACCTGAAAGAAAACGGAGCCATTATGAAAAAAGCGTACTCCATCGGAAAAAATTTAAAATAGCATACTCTCATTGTTAACTTGAAATAGCTCAAAATCAATTACAAAAGGATATCCAGATTTTTTTGGATATCCTTTTTCTTTACTTAAGTTTAAAATATTTTATTTTTTATTTTGAAAGGATTGATATACTGGTATTCCATCTTTGATGGTTTGTAATATTTGAATTTGGTTGAGCTCCAATTTTGGAGTCTTAAGCGGATTCCGATCTAAGATTACAAAATCGGCCCGTTTTCCCATCTTAATAGAACCTTTTTTCCGTTCCTCCCCGTATTGGTATGCGGCATTTATGGTAATTCCCTTTAACGCATCTAACACTGAAATTTTTTCCTGTTGTCCTATTACTGTCCCCTGTTTACTAATGCGGTTTACCGCACACCAGACAGTCTCCATCATATTTGGTAAAAGTACGGGGGTATCTTGATGAAATGTATATACAACATGGTTTTCTATGGCAGATTGGACGGGACTGATTGACATTGCTCGTTGCCCTAAGTTTTTACAGTGGATATCCCCCCAGTAATAGGTATGGGCAATGAAAAAAGAGGCTATCATATCCAATTCAGCCATCTGTTTTAGTTGGTCTTTCCGTACAGTCTGAGCATGTATCATAACAGGACGGATATTTTGTGTGCTGCCAGTTTGTTCTTTTGCCAACCTATATTGGTCAATCAATTGCTGGGCAGCCGCATCCCCATTACAATGGACTAAAACTTGCAGTTTTTCTTCCAAAGCGGTAGACAGGCATTCTAATACTTCCTGATCTGTATGAGCCGGATAGCCACAATAGCTGGACTCCCCTTCATAAGGTTGGCTCATCCATGCGGTTTTTCCTTGTGGGGAACCATCCAAAATTAGCTTATATCCTCCAATTTTCAGGTGGTTTAAGTCGTTTTTTACATATAGTTTATTTTTCTGCACTAATTCCTTTGCCTGTATATAATCTGGATAGGCTACTATATCTACAGTCAGCTGTTTTTGCGCAGATGCTGTTTGCAACAGGCTCCATTCTGGCTGCTTGGTTAAGCCGTCCTGTACTGTGGTAATTCCATTTTTTAGATAAACCTCTTCTGCCTGTTTCAATTGATTTAATTGCTGCTCTATCGTTGGAGATGGAATTTTTGAACTTCCCATAAAAAAGGCGTTTTCTTCTAAGTACCCATTGAAACTGCCATCTTCATTTCTACCAATTTTTCCACCAGCAGGATCGTCTGACTGTTGAGTGATCCCCATCTCTTTCAGTGCCATGGTATTCGCTACCCCCATATGTCCGGAAACATGGCTAATCAAGATAGGAATTTCAGTAGAAATCTGGTCCAATACAGTCCTATCAGGATGCTGTTTCTCCTGTAGATTATTGTGGTCATACCCAAATCCGATGAGCCACTGGCCTTCTTTTAACTGGTTACAGGACTTTTTCAGAATATCTACTATTTCTTGAAAACTGTTGGCATTGGAAAGGCAAGCCATACCCATAGTGGTAGCCAACGCGGTAATATGACTGTGACTGTCAATAAATGCAGGTAGCAATGCTTTTCCTTTCAAATCAACTAATCGAGCACCTGCAATATCCGTATCCGCAATATCTTCTATTTTTCCTACAAAACGGATGATACCATTTTCGGTCAGGACTGCCTCTGCTATCTGGCTTCCTTCCATGGTAATTACTGGCCCTCCATAATACAAGGTCTGTTCCATAACTTCATCCTCCATTGTTCGTAATAACATCTATTCATTCTATTATACCAATTTGTTTGGCTTTCAACCATCTTTTTTTGAAAAAAATATTGATTGTATATCTTTTCAGAAGATATTTTTCATGAAACAAATCCATTCTATATTTTGATAACAGGACAAAATATTTCTGATTTTTTCTATTATCCTTACTTCAAATATATTCATACTTATTCTATTTTTCTTAAGTATAAAAATAAAAAATTATGTAATAATTCTATCTACTTGAGTGTTTCTCTTAAAATATAGAAATCCTCCTTTGATATCATAATTACTAAACTTGTAACCATGATATCAAAAGGAGAATTTATTTTTTTACTTAAGTATAGTAGGGATATTCATCTTTTCCTAATATCATTTATGAAATCAGCACCCCATATTTTTGTTTCATTCGCTCCATTTTCTTTGACATTGGGCGGTATAACAACAATAAAAAGATGACGTTCCCCACACTGTGGGAGATATTAAATAAAAATCCGGTTACAAATATCATCCAGGTAGAAGCCGCGGTAATGCTCATCCCCAAAGAGGCCACGGTCCAGATATCCGTAATCATACTGAACAGCATCCCTGATAAAGCACCATCACACAATACTGGAATCCACCGCTTACCCCAGGAAAATTTTCCGAATATACCAGCAATCCATCCAATAATTCCCCATGCTAGCATCTGCCAAGGCGTCCAAGGTCCCTGCCCCATAATCATATTGGATACCAATGCACAAAGGGCTCCGGTTAAAAATCCTGTTTGCCTGCCATAGCAAATGCCTGTAATAATCACAATCGCCGTCACAGGTTGCACCTGTGGAAGGAATCCAAAAATAACCCTTCCTGCCGAAGCAAGTGTACAAATAATAATCACAGGCATAATGTCCCGTAGTGCTGGCCTTCTAGATTCAAATGACACAAAAAACAAACCGCAGATTCCTGCTGCCAGTAAAAAACTAAATAGCATATAATTATGGGTCATTCCCGTAACCGTTGCGTATCCCAACAAGAAAATGGCAACCCCAAACAGCAAATACGCAATTATTTTGGTTATTTTTTGCATTGTTCTACCACATCCTGACAAGTCACAGCCTGTTCCAACCTTCCTTTGCTGATTTTACTGGCTGCCGTAGTATAAAAATGGTTAGAAGAAAAAAACTCTTTTGGGGTTCCGGTTGATACAATTTCCCCGTTAAATAACAAGGCACACCGGTCAGAGTATTCCGCTGAAAATTCTATATCATGGGTTACCATTAAAATGGTGATACCATGTTCTTTTAGTTCCTTTAAAATAAAGGATAAATCATGTTTGGAAAACGCATCCAATCCTTTGGTGGGTTCATCCAATAAAATAACCTGGGGTTTTAACAGCAAAATTTTTAAAAATGCTGCTCGCTGCAGTTCACCACCACTTAAATCCATGGGATTACGCTCCATCAACGGCAGGATATCCTGGAAAAAAGAATATGCCTGGATGGTCTGTTCAATTTGTTTTGGATCAATTTTTTGTGTTTCCGCTAAAAAGAGTAAATCCTGTTTTACCGTGTCTTTTACAAAAACCATTAAAGGATTCTGAGGTAA
This is a stretch of genomic DNA from Clostridium facile. It encodes these proteins:
- a CDS encoding ABC transporter ATP-binding protein, whose product is MSVLTLDHLGYSYGERSSSVFQNICYQFEKGKVYSIVGRSGAGKTTLLSLLSGLAKPTSGKILFEGNDIAEMDKYRYRSQYVGVVFQSFNLLPHLTALENVRLSMDLSGKKYENKNEYALRMLQSVELDEAKAKRRILKLSGGEQQRVAIARALSYHPEIILADEPTGNLDGETQDQIMDIFQRLAHQDGKCVILVTHSPAVAKASDEVYQLSSK
- a CDS encoding flavodoxin family protein, with translation MKKLVAVLGSSRAQSASKKVAMEIIRGAKENGYEVVIYETFQMELKGCIGCGSCRRNGTDCIIHDGMQDYYSELHHCDALLITSPNYYSQISGQMITFMNRHYCMTNQDRSSRLQPGIQLIGVFAQGAPENYEKYQANYDWYLSLFTAKGMELAGKIVVGGDSDLKENGAIMKKAYSIGKNLK
- a CDS encoding amidohydrolase, whose amino-acid sequence is MEQTLYYGGPVITMEGSQIAEAVLTENGIIRFVGKIEDIADTDIAGARLVDLKGKALLPAFIDSHSHITALATTMGMACLSNANSFQEIVDILKKSCNQLKEGQWLIGFGYDHNNLQEKQHPDRTVLDQISTEIPILISHVSGHMGVANTMALKEMGITQQSDDPAGGKIGRNEDGSFNGYLEENAFFMGSSKIPSPTIEQQLNQLKQAEEVYLKNGITTVQDGLTKQPEWSLLQTASAQKQLTVDIVAYPDYIQAKELVQKNKLYVKNDLNHLKIGGYKLILDGSPQGKTAWMSQPYEGESSYCGYPAHTDQEVLECLSTALEEKLQVLVHCNGDAAAQQLIDQYRLAKEQTGSTQNIRPVMIHAQTVRKDQLKQMAELDMIASFFIAHTYYWGDIHCKNLGQRAMSISPVQSAIENHVVYTFHQDTPVLLPNMMETVWCAVNRISKQGTVIGQQEKISVLDALKGITINAAYQYGEERKKGSIKMGKRADFVILDRNPLKTPKLELNQIQILQTIKDGIPVYQSFQNKK
- a CDS encoding ECF transporter S component, which translates into the protein MQKITKIIAYLLFGVAIFLLGYATVTGMTHNYMLFSFLLAAGICGLFFVSFESRRPALRDIMPVIIICTLASAGRVIFGFLPQVQPVTAIVIITGICYGRQTGFLTGALCALVSNMIMGQGPWTPWQMLAWGIIGWIAGIFGKFSWGKRWIPVLCDGALSGMLFSMITDIWTVASLGMSITAASTWMIFVTGFLFNISHSVGNVIFLLLLYRPMSKKMERMKQKYGVLIS